In the genome of Deinococcus hopiensis KR-140, the window GCTGCCGCTGTACCGCAAAGCCGGCGTGATCCGCTTCCTGCTCGGAATCGAGAGTTACGACGAGGGCACCCTGGCGAGCATCCGCAAGGGCGCCACCACCAGGGACGACCGCGAGGCGATCCGCCTGATGCGTGAACACGGGATGATCTCCATGGCGACGTACGTCGTGGGCTTCGAGGAGGAGCGCGACTTCGACTACTGGCGCTCCTTTCAGCAACTGACGCTGTACGACCCGGACCAGATTCAACTGCTGTACATCACGCCACACCGCTGGACACCCTTTTTCGACACGGTGGCCCACCGCCGGGTCATCCAGACGGACGTGACGAAGTGGGACTACAAGCACCAGGTCCTGGCCACGCGCCACGTGCCGCCGTGGCGCGTGCTGCTGTGGTTCAAGCTGATGGAACTCGCCGTGCAGCTGCGGCCCCGGATGCTGCGCCGCACCCTGACGCACCCCGACCCGAATTACCGCCACGCGATGCGCTGGTACTACGCGGTGGGCCGCCGCGTCTGGATGCACGAGGTGGCTGAATTCTTGCGGTCCTTTCCGAGGCTGCGCGAAGGCGTCACGGTGCGCGAATTCTGGGGCGAGTCGCTTTCCGCACGTGAGGAGGCGCTCGCACGGGTGCCCCGCCGCACGTCCCCGCAGCGGAGCGCAGCAGACTGACGGTGCGATCAGACCTGCTCCTGCACCCTTTCAACCCGGAGACGGCGCGCCCATGGTCGGACCCTGCACGGCGAGATGGTCCCCGGGTGCTCTCGTCTGTGCGTTCCAGGCCACACCACCGGCCTGCCAAGGTCTGCCTGGGCGTCATCCCAGACGCCGGCACGCCCTGTTCAACCCGAGAGACCGTCCGCCGCTCTGCACACGACCTCCCGCTGCGCGGCCACTCGCCGGGCTCGGTCAAAAAAAGGTCCGCACTTTGACCCATGCTCTAGACTTGCGGCGTGAACGGCGGCCCCCCTCAACAGCACGCTCCCCCTTCTGCGCCCCAGGACCAGGCACGTCACATCCGGGTGATCGGTCAGGGTGAACTGACGGTGGTGCTGCTCACTGGACTGGGCGTACCAGCCCTGTGGTGGCATGGGCCTGGAGAATGGACCGAAGACGTCCTCCAGCTGATTGGACGGGAGTCCTGGGGGAACCGGCCCTTTCTTGCGCCGTCACTCGCGCAGGACTTCCGGGTCGTGACGTATGACCGTGCCGGCATGGAAGACCGCCCTCCACCGGAGGGCGTCCGGCGTATGGATGATTTTATTCAGGAGCTTGACGGGGTCCTGGAGCAGGCGCAGGTGAAAGGACCGCTGGCGCTCATGGGCCACTCGCTCGGCGGTCTCATTGCGCTGGAGTACGCGCGGCGCACTGCGCCGCGCGTCGCTGGTCTCGTCCTGCTGGACAGTTCCCATCCGGATCAGCTTCCACGCTTCGCTGCGGGAGCGGGCGCCGGGCAGCGTCACGCCGACGCCGAAGAGCAGCGTCAGATGGCCGAATTTCACCCGGAGCGGCCGGACCTGGAACATCTGCTGAGCCAGGGCGAAGGGGCCGTTCGGCCAGGCACGCTGGGCGACTTCCCTCTGCTTGTCCTGACCCGGGGGATCAGGCCGTGTCCTTCCGGCGGCACGCCAGCACCCCCAATGACGGCCAAGTACTGGCAGTACCGGGAACAGACCTGGCAGCGCCTGCAGAGGGAATTGACCGCGTTGTCAAACGCCGGGCAGCAGCGCTGCTTCCCAGACAGTGGGCATTACCTGCATCTGGAGGAACCCGCGCGTGTTCTTGAGGACGTTCGGGCGTTCCTCCGACAACTTCAGGACGCTTCACCGGGGGCAGAGGCGCGCAGCCGGCAGCAACCGTCTTCCTGATCCCCGCGGCGCTGCACGGGCCAGGGTGAGTCCTCCTCCCCGCGCGCTCCTGCAAGAGACCCGGCTCGCCGTTTCCGATGTTGCCTCTGCGGCGGTGGTTCCAGCCCTGCGGCTGGGCAGGAAGCGGCATGTCCGCACCCAGGGGTGACGCGGTATTGCCACCAGCTTTCCGAGCCCGCGTGCAGCAGGTTCTGCGCGTACGGACAGCGTGGCCCGGACCCCCAGAGCGCCCGTTCTCTGCGGCTTCCCTTTGTGGTGCATCGGGAAGACCCGCAGGTCCTCGTTCACGTCCAGGCCCGCCTCCTGTGCCGGCCATTTGGAAAGGCCGACGAAGAGGTGAGGCGCTATGCGGACGCCGATGGAATCGTTTGCGCAGCGATTCACCAGGCGTCCGGTTCATCCGTGATGAAATCACGGGCCAACCTGGGTGGAGCGAGCAGGAAAAACGGTGACCCAGAGGCGTGGAATCGCCGGAACGGACTTGCAGCGCAGCAAAGAAACGGGTTCCGGCCAGACAGTGATGAGGGTGGCCTCACGCGGGCTGGGGAAGAGGGAAAGAGAGCGGCTGGCAGTCAAGGTACCCCGCCACCGCCCTTCAGGACCGATCACTGATTGAACGGCAGCCGGATGGGCAGGCCTCTACCTCAAGTTGAACGTCTTGACGAACTCGGTCAGGCCCTGACGGTACAACTTGACCCAGGCCTCCAGGGCGGCTGTGGTTACGCCGCCGTCCAAGTCGAGGTCACTTTGCAAGAAGGGGTCGCGCTCCTCGTCGAGGTAGGCGTACGCGAAGCTGTGGCCGCGGTTCCAGGCGTTGATCTTCTCGAGGGGGGGAGACGCGTCAAGGTCGAAGCCCGAGGACAGCGTCAGGGTTGAGCAGCGCCCACTGGCGCAGTCGGTCAGGTAGACGCGCGCAGTGGTGTTGCCCACGCGAAAGGCCAGGGAGGGCCCGCCATCCTGCGCCTCGCTGCGGACCGTTAGGCCAGCGCGGGCGAGCGTCTTCATCAGCTCGGCGGGTGTCACGCTGGTCATCACCGTGGCGGCGCGGGTGGGCTGCGCTCCGGCTGCCGAAATCAGGGTGAGGGCCAGCAGCGAGAGCGTTTGGTTCTGGAGAAGGCGAATCTGAGTCATGGTGGATCCTTTACGGGAAGGCACGGGGCCAGCAAGAAGAGCGGGAAGCGGCGGGCAGGTGGGCGCGGCACTCTGGCCCAGGGCAGGGCCAGGCTCGGCAGCCGCGCGCCTTGCCCAGAGGATGCGGGAGGCCCGCTTGCACCCCACTCGCCTGAAAGCGGCTGGCGGAAACGCCCATGGCCCTGTCGGTCACGCGTTCAAGAACGGCGGGCACTGCGCGTCTTCCGGTGCCCTGGCGCCGTGCGGCACAACCCGGAGCAACCCGAGGAGATCACCGGGGTGTGGGAGGTGCAACTGCTGGAGTGGGGCGGCCCGCGCAATACGGTTTTCGGAGCGGACGGAACGGATGACCCGGCAATCTCACCAGGGATAAACCGGAAGCCCTATAAAAATGGGTCCGGTTGGAAAACCGATCCCTTCAGGGGCTGGGTGCAGAACCCAGCCGCCCGCAGGGCAGTTGAAGCTGAAGCGCCGTCATGTTCGTCATGCACGCGCTGAAGGGTGACTCGTCCCGGTTTCTTCGGCAGGCGTTCCCTCACCTCAACACCCTGCCCGCCCTCTGGGCCCGGAGCGACTTCGTGTCCACGGCGGGCGTCATCAGCAGCGCGGTGGTGGAACGCCATATTGCCCCACAAAGACGCAGGAAGCCGCACGGTTCGGGCAACTGCGGCTGTACCGCACCCTGTACAACGCGGCCCTGGAAGAACGTATCGGGGCGTACCGCAAGGCAGGCGCGAGCCGGAACTACCACGACCAGGCGAATCTGCTGGGTGAACTGAAGGGGCGCACTTCCGGAGTACAAAGGGGTCTACGGCCAAGTGCTGCGAGGCGTTCTCCAGCGACTGGAGAAGGCATTCATGGCGTTCTTCCGGCACGTGAAGTCTGGGGAGAAACCGGGGAAGCCCCGGTTCCAGGGCCGGGACCGCCACGACCCGTTCACCTCCCTGCAGTCGGGATACAGCGTGTCCGAAGATGGCCGCACCGCGCACCTTCTCCAAGCTTGGCAACGTCCGCATTCCTCTGGGCCGCCCATGGGAGCAAAACCAAGACGGCCACCGTGATTTACAACTGCGGCGAGCAGTTACGTCTCGTACATCTGCGAAGTCGAGGCGCGTCCGTTCCCCCAGCCGGGAAGCAGCGTGGACGTGGGAACCACCCATTTCTGCATCACCTCTGGTGGGAAGTTTCACAACAACCCCCGCTTCTTCCAGACCGCCATGAAGAAGTTGCGCGTGGCTCAGCGGGCAGTCGCCCGCAAGCTGCCAAACTGCACCGCAAGGTCGCGAGGCAGCGGTTGGACTTCCATCACAGGGTCGCCCTGAAGCTGGTTCGGGAGCGTGACGTCATCGCCCACGAAGTGCCCAACGTCGGTGGTATGGGGCGCGGGAATCTGGCCTGCAGCCTCCATGACGGTGGGTGGAGTCAGTTCTGCCAGCTTCTCGCTTTCAAGGCAGCGTGCGCCGGAAAGCGGGTTGAGGCGGTAGACCCTCGGTACACCTCGCAGCGCTGTCACGCTTGCGGGCATACCGAGAAGGCGAACCGGGTCAGCCAGGCCCGCTTCGGGTGCCGCAACTGCCGCCACACAGCAAACGCTGATCATCGCGCCGCCCTGAACATTCTGGCCCTGGCAGAGCCTTCGCCGCTTAACAAAGGCGGCTACGCCATACGTGCGGCGAGAATCCCACTGCCAAAGCAGGGGGAGTGTCAAAACTGGCCCATCACGCGGGCAGACGCCGTTCATTCGGACGCCGTTCATCACGCCCCGCGGGGCCGCAGGGGGAGGCGTGCACCCACCTGGGATACCCGCGGTCGGCCACGGCCTTTTACCGTGGCCGACCGCAGCGACTCCGCTCCGAGCGCCGAATCCATTTCGCTCCATTCGGCCCTGCTGCGTCAGCGGTGCCCGTACGGACCGCGTCTCCCACCATCTGGCGCGTCCGCACACCGCATCGGTCCTGCTGGCGCGGATTGACCTCTTCGGGCATTTGGTGGCCCCAGGCGCCCCGAAGGACGCGCTGCGCCCCCCAAAGGGCAGGGGAGAGGGTGATGTGGCGCCCCCGCCTTCAGGACGTAGCGCTGCTGTTCCCCGGACAGGGCTGGAGTGGACGACGCCGGGCACGCAGCTTCGGTGCACCGGTCTACTCGTGCCCAGGGTCACCGCCCGTCGCCTCGCTGCTGGAGACCATCCGCCGCGCGCCCCATAATGTGATCGTGCGGGCCGGATCAGGATCGTGCCGCAGCGCCATCAATTCCGCAATGCTCACGCGCTCTTCCACGAACAGCGCGGCGGCCTCCAGAACGAGCATGTCCGTCAGCGGTACCCCACGGAGCAAAATCCGCGCGCTCGCGGCGGTGCGCGGCGGTTCCAGCAGGGGCTCGGGATCCCGCGGCGGGGAGGACTGGGGCCTGCCGGGCTTTGCGGCTGCGCCTTCCTGCAGCGGGACGGGAGCCGTTCCTGGGAGGGGGACCAGCGGGTACTTGGCCGGGTGGCGCATCAGGTCGACGAGCAGCGCCGCGCCGTTGCGGGCCTTGTACCCAGCGGCGACCAGCTGCTCAAAGCGGGCGACGCGCTCCCGAACGGTGGATAGGCCGTGCTCGGAAGCCTGCTGTACGGCCACCGCGTGGCTGACGCCATGCTTGCGGAGCAGCGCCACCGCCTCGGGATCAGCTGGGGTGGGCGAGGTCTCGGCGAAGGTGTAGAGGATCTCCAGGGCGTCGCCCCGGCCGAAGTAGTCCACGCTCGCCAGGAAGCCGTGTTCCGAGAGCTGCTGATGGGCGGGTTCGAGGCTGCGCCGAATCCGGCTGGGCCGGGTATCGAGGATCCCCAGGTGTTGCGCCCAGGCCCGCAGGTTCACCTGAAAGCTGCTGACCTGCGGCTGTCCGTATGGAGAACGCTGCTCCGAGAGCAGGCGGAAGAGCAGGCGGGGAAGAGGCTGCTGCAACCGCCGGAGAAAGGTGATGTCCAGCGGCCGGATGTAACCGCTGCGAATGCTGGAGGCGAGGTCGCTGTCAAGCGTGATTTCCAGCAGGGACTCGGCGCGTATCTGGCCGAGCAGCTCGGGCCTGCGGTCGCGATCGGTAACGACGAATTTGAGCACCAGGCTGGTGTTCACGCTCCGAAAGCGCAGGTCCTGGTTGTCGAACCATGAATCGCTGATCTTGTACACCGTTCCCTGCAACCGCCGCAGACTGCTCTCAAGCGTCGCGTAGTGAAACCCGCTGTCACCCAGACTCGAATACTGCAGCAGGGCGTAAGCCGTGACGCGAACGACCCCACTGTCTGGCATGCCTGCGGCGACGTAGGCGTTGACCAGGCCCAGCAGCACGTCGTTGTCGACGCCGTGCGGCACCACGTCCTTCCGGGGAGCGGTGCATTCTACGCGGAGGGTAACGCCCACGCCGTCCAGCGACGGATATTCCTTGGTCCACGACGTCATGTCAGCCGGCACACGGTTCGTGGCGAGCACAAGAGACAACCGCGCGAGGTTACGCTCGTCGTGGCCGTCTACCTGACTCCGTCGGGCGGGCTTCGCCATGGTGTTCATGGTAAGGCATCCCTGTGGCAAGGGAGGGATCAGCCTCGCGACCTCGGTGTCGCCCCTCTGATGTTGATCATTGATCTTTTAAAAGAAGTAAAAAATAATAATGATGATCATCATCAAGGGAGCGGCGTACGTGCGTACTGGACGGTGTCCTTGCCCCTTACTGCTCAAAGTCACGGTAGCTTCTGCCCAAAGTCACGGTAGTTCCCGGGGCGATCTGCCCAAAGTCACGGGAATTCGCAGGAGCCGAGTGTCCAAAGTCACGGTAGCTTCTGCTCAAAGTCACGGTAGTTCCTGGGGCGATCTGCCCAAAGTCACGGGAATTCGCAGGAGCCGAGTGTCCAAAGTCACGGTAGCTTCTGCTCAAAGTCACGGTAGTTCCTGGGGCGATCTGCCCAAAGTCACGGTAGCTGGGCCGCACAGCGCACGTCAAAGGGTCTGTGCGGGCGGTTCCACGAGTTCCTCACGGGCCTTGTAACAACGTCCTCCTCGTCCGCCCGCACAGACGCACGCCCCGCTGCTCAAAGTCACGGTATAAAGTCGCCTGGGGCTGTCCAAAGTCACGGGCACAGTTGAGGCCTGCTGCGGAATGGGGGAGGGGAGGGAGGCGCGCGTCCTTGGGTGGAGCACACGGCACAGTTCAGGCGCCGGGCCCGTGCGTAAGCCCCTGCTCTTTTCCAGTCTTTTCCAGGGGTTTGGGGCCCTTCCCCACGGTCTCCCGTCGTCGCGAGCAGCATCGGGCCAACCGGGTCGTCCAAACCTCAGCGTTCGGGCGAATCGGTGCCCGAAGCTGGTGCTTGATCGCCGCCAACATGACCTTCCGCATGCGAAGCGGGGTCTGCGCTGCTGGACGCCATGCCCGTTCGTAAGGTCTGCCAGTCTTCCGACCACTTGAGCAGCGGCATCAGGTTGGCCAGCAACGCCTGGCCCAGTGGACTTAAGGCGTAGCCGCCTGTGACTGCCGATTCGACAAGGACTGTTTCGCGCAGTTCCCGCAACCGCTGGTTTAGCACCGTCGGGGACATGTCGTCACAGCGGCGGCGCAATTCCCGGAAGGTCAGGGATTCATCCCGCAATTCCCAGAGAATCCGCAGCACCCAGCGGCGTCCAAGCAAATCCAAGAGCGCCATGATGGGCCGGCCTGTACTGGAACCGCGAACCGGGCGGCCTGGAGTGGGAACCATCCCCCTATGCTACATGTTCCCTCGCGAAGTGCTACGCTTTCCGTAGCGGTGTTCGAATCTCCGACTCGTCGCCCGAGGAGACAGTATGGCAACTGCGCGCATTGAACCTCTGGAAGCCCCCTTCAACCCCGCGATCACTGCCACCTTCAGCCGCTATCTTCCGCTGAACATGGCCCCCCTGAAGCTCTTTCGCACGCAGGCGCACAACCCACGGGTCTTGCAGCGCATGTTTGCCGGGAACCTGCTTGATCCCGGGTCAATCAGTCTCCGCCTACGCGAATTGGTGATTTTACGGACCTGCGCCCGCTGCGGCTCTGAATACGAATGGGGCGTTCACGTCGCGCTGTTTGCAGCGCGGGCCGCCCTGGAAGTCACTGACATTGCCGCCACGCTGCAGCGCGACCTCTCCGCAGTCACCCTGCCAGCGAATGAATGGATTGTGCTGAAGGCCGCCGACGAGCTGCATGACACCTCAACCCTCTGTGACGGCACCTGGCGGGCGCTGGCCGAGCACCACTCGAACCCGCAGATTCTCGAAATCATCGCGTTGGTCGGCCATTACCACGCCGTTTCCTTTGCGACCAATGCCCTGGCTATTGAGCCTGAGCCGTTCGCCGCGAGGTTCAGCGGGTCCGTCTCTCTGCCCTCGGTACAGTGATTGGTTGGGGAGGCCGCACCCCAGAACGTGCATGGGCGTGCGGGGAGCCCTGGGCACAATAGCTGAGCTCGACTTTGGCCATTGCCCGTGGCAGAGCTGCGCAGGTCACAGTGGTGGGGTTGAAGCGGGAATAACGGCCAGGGTGCACCTCGATGCGCAGACGCCCCGGCCCTGCTCATCCACAATCTCGATTTGCCACACCTGGGTGGTGCGCCCCTGATGAATGGGCGTCGCCGTCGCGGTCACAAAGCCGCTCCGCACCGCCCGCAGGTGATTCGCATTAATCTCCAGCCCGACGGCCGTCATGCCGCGCGCCGCAACACTGAGGTGCGCGCCGACGCTGGCAGCCGTTTCGGCGAGCACCACGCTCGCCCCGCCGTGCAGCACCCCGAACGGCTGGTGAACGCGTCGCTCAACTGGCATGCGGGCCACCACCCGCTCACTGCCAGCTTCTAGAATCTCGATCCCAAGGTGGTCCGGCAGTGCGCCGCGGGCGTGTTCACTGAGCTGGGCAAGGGACGTATTCATGGGGCGCTCCTCTGCGGCCGCAGGATCAAGCAGGTGGTTGTGGCGTGAGCAAACAGCCTGTCCCGCTCATCGAGTAGCCGCGCCTGCGCGGTCGCCACCTGCCGAGACACACTGAGCACCTCACCGACGGCGCGAACTTCCCCCATGCCCACGAGCAGGGGCCGGATGTAGTTCACTTTGAGTTCGAGGGTCGTGTAACCCACGCCGGTGGGGAGTCGCGTGTGGATCGCGCAGCCAAGCGCAGAATCGAGCAGTGTCGCGTACACCCCGCCGTGAACGCTTCCGATGGGGTTGTAATGAAACTCTTGCGGGACCATGCGGAAAGTCACGCGGCCGTCCTCGATGTCCTCCTCGCGCGCCAGAGAGAAGTCGAGGCTCGCCGCGATGGGTGGACCGGGAAAGTCTCCACGCACCATCGCGCGCAAATAGTCCAGTCCGCTGAGGTGCCGCGCCGCTTCGGCGCCGACCAGGGGGTCTTCCCAGGTATAGGTACGCACGCGTGTCTCCCGGTGGGGTTCGTCCCCCACTGAAGTGGCCGGTGAGGCAGGACTTGGCGAAGTGCGGTCGGTCATTCGGACTCCTTACGGCGCGTTGCTGAGGGGGAATCGTGACTGCGCTGCAGTGACCCCTGGGTATGCCGTCCTCAGGGACAACTCCTATATATGATACATATCATATAAAGAGTGCTGGCGTTGCCGGCGCAGGCAGGATGGCCAGGACAGCCCAGTTTCTCCCAAAGAAAACCCCGTGCGGATCAGGCGCGCCAAAAGGAGCATCATGGTGTTCGGTCATTCCAACCAGGGATCACCCGCTTTGCGTCCTGCCAGCACAGGGATGGCCTGAGAGCGGGCATGCCCAGGAGACGCCCGAGAAGGTCCTGAGCGCCGGGCCTGTGATCTTCAGGGCAGACGGGCGAAGCACCGCTGGCATCGGGCGTCTGCTGGGGAAGGCAAGGTTTCCCCACGGCGGGTTCTACGCCCACTTTGTCAGCAAAGATGCCCTCGTCCAGCAGTTCCTGGTGCGCAGCCTCAGGGGAACGTCCAACACCCTCCTGCGAGCTGCTGGGCATACGCCTCCGTATGGCCTGGTCGGCATGGTCCGCAACTACGTCATTCGTCAGCACTGCGGCGAGGCGCAGGCAGAGGGAAGCTGCGTGCTGCCGCCCCTCGCTGCTGAGATCGCCCGGCGCTTCGCGGTCTCCAGCAGGCTTGTCAGACGAGCCCCACGAACCTGCAGTGGGTGGTCAGACAACCTCATCTGCGCCGCTGCCCACTGGTGGTCTGCTCAGCGCCCGGTTGGGGTTTGGCCGCGTCCTGCTGGGCGGCCTGGACTCCGGAGTGCCGGGGGGCGATGCTCACCGCGCCGTCATCCTCGCAGAACCTGGTGCTCCACTCAAAGCATCTTCCGGATAGACTTTTAATGGTCGGCAGCAGTTGAAGCTTCAGACGCACCTCGCCCGTAAACAGCTGTGTGATCCGTGTTGTGGGCCACCACGGGCTGCCACCTTCCATCCCGCCGCGCCACGACCAGGTGAAGCATGCCCCGGCGTGGAGGAAGAGCTTCACCCTGGAATGAAGTGTGTCCACGCATGGTCCAATGAATATTTACGCAAGCCACGTCCGGCGTCACGAATCTGATGGGCATTTCCTCCACATCAAT includes:
- a CDS encoding winged helix-turn-helix transcriptional regulator; amino-acid sequence: MDLLGRRWVLRILWELRDESLTFRELRRRCDDMSPTVLNQRLRELRETVLVESAVTGGYALSPLGQALLANLMPLLKWSEDWQTLRTGMASSSADPASHAEGHVGGDQAPASGTDSPER
- a CDS encoding hotdog fold thioesterase — protein: MNTSLAQLSEHARGALPDHLGIEILEAGSERVVARMPVERRVHQPFGVLHGGASVVLAETAASVGAHLSVAARGMTAVGLEINANHLRAVRSGFVTATATPIHQGRTTQVWQIEIVDEQGRGVCASRCTLAVIPASTPPL
- a CDS encoding RNA-guided endonuclease InsQ/TnpB family protein yields the protein MIYNCGEQLRLVHLRSRGASVPPAGKQRGRGNHPFLHHLWWEVSQQPPLLPDRHEEVARGSAGSRPQAAKLHRKVARQRLDFHHRVALKLVRERDVIAHEVPNVGGMGRGNLACSLHDGGWSQFCQLLAFKAACAGKRVEAVDPRYTSQRCHACGHTEKANRVSQARFGCRNCRHTANADHRAALNILALAEPSPLNKGGYAIRAARIPLPKQGECQNWPITRADAVHSDAVHHAPRGRRGRRAPTWDTRGRPRPFTVADRSDSAPSAESISLHSALLRQRCPYGPRLPPSGASAHRIGPAGAD
- a CDS encoding carboxymuconolactone decarboxylase family protein, yielding MATARIEPLEAPFNPAITATFSRYLPLNMAPLKLFRTQAHNPRVLQRMFAGNLLDPGSISLRLRELVILRTCARCGSEYEWGVHVALFAARAALEVTDIAATLQRDLSAVTLPANEWIVLKAADELHDTSTLCDGTWRALAEHHSNPQILEIIALVGHYHAVSFATNALAIEPEPFAARFSGSVSLPSVQ
- a CDS encoding PaaI family thioesterase, yielding MRTYTWEDPLVGAEAARHLSGLDYLRAMVRGDFPGPPIAASLDFSLAREEDIEDGRVTFRMVPQEFHYNPIGSVHGGVYATLLDSALGCAIHTRLPTGVGYTTLELKVNYIRPLLVGMGEVRAVGEVLSVSRQVATAQARLLDERDRLFAHATTTCLILRPQRSAP
- a CDS encoding replication initiator protein A; amino-acid sequence: MAKPARRSQVDGHDERNLARLSLVLATNRVPADMTSWTKEYPSLDGVGVTLRVECTAPRKDVVPHGVDNDVLLGLVNAYVAAGMPDSGVVRVTAYALLQYSSLGDSGFHYATLESSLRRLQGTVYKISDSWFDNQDLRFRSVNTSLVLKFVVTDRDRRPELLGQIRAESLLEITLDSDLASSIRSGYIRPLDITFLRRLQQPLPRLLFRLLSEQRSPYGQPQVSSFQVNLRAWAQHLGILDTRPSRIRRSLEPAHQQLSEHGFLASVDYFGRGDALEILYTFAETSPTPADPEAVALLRKHGVSHAVAVQQASEHGLSTVRERVARFEQLVAAGYKARNGAALLVDLMRHPAKYPLVPLPGTAPVPLQEGAAAKPGRPQSSPPRDPEPLLEPPRTAASARILLRGVPLTDMLVLEAAALFVEERVSIAELMALRHDPDPARTITLWGARRMVSSSEATGGDPGHE
- a CDS encoding SgcJ/EcaC family oxidoreductase, with translation MSQTNQSTVEQATQHLIDQWRTLDPLRFASSFAADAEFTDVVGNTARGQTAIAELHVMPFTKLFRNAVIDVEEMPIRFVTPDVACVNIHWTMRGHTSFQGEALPPRRGMLHLVVARRDGRWQPVVAHNTDHTAVYGRGASEASTAADH
- a CDS encoding alpha/beta fold hydrolase, with product MNGGPPQQHAPPSAPQDQARHIRVIGQGELTVVLLTGLGVPALWWHGPGEWTEDVLQLIGRESWGNRPFLAPSLAQDFRVVTYDRAGMEDRPPPEGVRRMDDFIQELDGVLEQAQVKGPLALMGHSLGGLIALEYARRTAPRVAGLVLLDSSHPDQLPRFAAGAGAGQRHADAEEQRQMAEFHPERPDLEHLLSQGEGAVRPGTLGDFPLLVLTRGIRPCPSGGTPAPPMTAKYWQYREQTWQRLQRELTALSNAGQQRCFPDSGHYLHLEEPARVLEDVRAFLRQLQDASPGAEARSRQQPSS
- a CDS encoding YbjN domain-containing protein, with translation MTQIRLLQNQTLSLLALTLISAAGAQPTRAATVMTSVTPAELMKTLARAGLTVRSEAQDGGPSLAFRVGNTTARVYLTDCASGRCSTLTLSSGFDLDASPPLEKINAWNRGHSFAYAYLDEERDPFLQSDLDLDGGVTTAALEAWVKLYRQGLTEFVKTFNLR